AGCTGTGGGTGACGGCCAGCCCGGCGGCTGCGCGGGCGAACGTCAGTTCGACGGCGGCCTCACGGGCCGGGCCCCAGGGCGTGGCCTGCCACTGTGTGGTTCCCACCCAATGCCCGAGGAACGCTTCAAGCGCCTCGTGTGCACTGCCTGGCAGCGGCCGGTCCATATTTTCCTTCCAGGGGTTCCTTCCGGGTGGGGTCCTCCGGGGTGGCCCGTCCCCATCATCACGCAGCGCCGCCTGCCGTGTCTAGGTCCGGGCCCGCCACTCCGGCCGGTGCAGGCCCAGCTCAGGGGCCTGCGGGGCCGGCGGTCGGAGGCGGGAGGGCGGCCAGAGGGCAGCGGCAAATCTCAGAGGCCGAAAGTCTCGGTTTCCTCGAAGGGACCCACCACCGTGACGGTCCGCGGGGCGGCCGCGAGTTCGCGGGCGAGCTCCTGGACTTCGGCCGCGGTCACGGCCTTGATCTGGCGCAAGGTCTCGTCGATGTCCTGGTATTCACCGGAAACGAGTTCGGCGCGGCCCAGCCGGGACATCCGTGAGCCGGTGTCCTCCAGCGCCAGCACGATGCCGCCGCACAGCTGCCCGACGGCCTTGCGGAGTTCCTCCTCGGAGATCCCGCCCCCGGCCAGTTTGTCGAGTTCGGCCCCGAGCAGGTCGACGACCTGCCGGACTTTCGACGGCGTGCAGCCGGCGTACATGCCGAAGTAGCCGGCGTCGGCGTAGGAGGAGGCGAAGGAGTAGGTGGAGTACACCAGCCCGCGCTTCTCGCGGACTTCCTGGAACAGCCGGGAGGACATGCCCCCGCCGAGGACGGCGTTGAGCACACTCATCACGAAGCGGCGGTCGTCGGTGGCGACGATGGTGGGGCAGCCCATGATGATGTTGGCCTGTTCCACCGGACGCTTGACCACGTGCAGGCCTGCGGTGCCGGTGATGTCGGCCCGGTCGGTGGAGCGGCGCTGCACCGGGGCCGCGTCCGGCTCCAGGCTCCAGCCGGCGGAGTGCAGGGCCTCCACGACGAGTCCGCAGACGACGTCGTGGTCCAGTCCCCCGGCGGCGGTGATGACGAGCTCGTCCGGGCGGTAGTAGCGGCGGTAGTGGTCCCAGACGGAGTCGCGGGCGACGGCGCGGATGGCGTCCGGGGTGCCGCCGATCGGGCGGCCGAGCGGGTGGGTGCCCAGCACGGCAGCGACAAAGTGCTCATGCGCGACGTCGGTGGGGTCGTCGCTGTCCATCGCGATTTCCTCGAGGATGACGTCGCGTTCCTGCTCCATCTCCTGCGGGTCCAGCACGGCACCGGTGATCATGTCCGCGATGACGTCGATGGCCATCGGCAGGTCGGTGTCCAGCACGCGGGCGAAGTAGCAGGTGCTTTCCTTCGCCGTGGCGGCGTTGGATTCCCCGCCGACCTCGTCGAAGGCCGACGCGATCTCCAGGGCGGTGCGCCGCTTGGTGCCTTTGAACAGGAGGTGCTCCAGGAAGTGGGTGGAGCCGTGCTGTCCGGGCGCCTCGTCGCGGGAGCCGACGCCGACCCAGAAGCCGATGGTGGCCGAGCGCTGGCCCGGCATCGCCTCGGTCAGCACGCGGACGCCGCCGGGCAGCACCGAACGGCGCACCTCGGAACCGCCGTCGGCGCCGTGGATCAGGGTGTCAGCGTGCTGGTTCTGCTCGAGCGGCAGGGGGACGACAGTCATCAAGGCCTTTCAGTAAATACATGCCAAATCTGCCTGCAATCGTACCAGCGGGGCACTCCCCCGACGGTCCCGCACCGGCATCGGCAGACTAAATCGACACCGGCTTAAACGGCGGCGGGGCCGGTGGAAGATCCACCGGCCCCGCCGTTTGAGTCAGGAAAGACTACTCTGCGGACTCCAGGGAGACCTCAGCGTCGTCGGGGTTCTCTGAATTCCCAGTTCCTGCCTCGTCAGCCACAACGGGCGAGAGGGAGAGCTTGCCGCGGTCGTCGATCTTGGTGATTTCCACCTGGATCTTCTGGCCGACGGAGACGACGTCATCGACGTTGTCCACGCGCTTGCCGCCGGCGATCTTACGCAGCTCGGAGATGTGCAGCAGGCCGTCCTTGCCCGGAGTCAGGGAAACGAAGGCGCCGAAGGTCGTGGTCTTGACGACCGTGCCCAGGTAGCGCTCGCCGATTTCCGGAATCTGCGGGTTGGCGATGGCGTTGATCGCGGACCGTGCTGCATCGGCAGACGGGCCGTTCGTGGCGCCAATGTAGACAGTTCCGTCGTCCTCGATCGAGATGTCGGCTCCGGTGTCTTCCTGGATCTGGTTGATCATCTTGCCCTTCGGGCCGATGACCTCGCCGATCTTGTCTACCGGGATCTTGACCGCGATGACGCGCGGCGCGAACTCGGAGAGCTCGTCCGGGGTGTCGATCGCCGAGTTCAGGACGTCCAGGATGTGCAGGCGCGCTTCGCGGGCCTGCTTCAGGGCGGCTGCCAGGACGGAGGCCGGGATGCCGTCGAGCTTCGTGTCCAGCTGGATGGCCGTAACGAACTCAGCGGTACCGGCGACCTTGAAGTCCATGTCGCCGAAGGCATCTTCGGCGCCGAGGATATCGGTCAGGGCGGCGTAGCGGGTCTGGCCGTCAACCTGGTCGGAGACCAGGCCCATGGCGATACCGGCAACGGCGGCCTTCAGCGGCACACCTGCATTGAGCAGGGACAGCGTGGAGGCGCAGACGGAACCCATCGACGTCGAACCGTTGGAGCTGAGAGCCTCAGACACCTGGCGGATGGCGTAGGGGAATTCCTCGCGGGAGGGCAGCACCGGCATGATGGCGCGCTCTGCGAGGGCACCGTGACCGATTTCGCGGCGCTTCGGGGAACCGACGCGGCCGGTCTCGCCGGTGGAGTACGGCGGGAAGTTGTAGTTGTGCATGTAACGCTTGCGCGTCACGGGAGACAACGAGTCGATCTGCTGTTCCATCTTGAGCATGTTCAGCGTGGTGACACCCATGATCTGGGTCTCGCCGCGTTCGAAGATGGCCGAGCCGTGGACGCGGGGCAGAACCTCAACCTCGGCGGTGAGCTGGCGGATGTCCGTCAGGCCACGGCCGTCAATGCGGATCTGGTCCTTGAGGATGCGCTGGCGCACAACCTGCTTGGTGACGGAGCGGAAGGCTGCGGACAGCTCCTTCTCGCGGCCTTCGAACTGGCCGGCCAGGGAAGAGGTGACCTCGTCCTTGAGCTCGTCGGAGGCGGTGTCGCGCTCCTGCTTGTCGGCGATCTGGAAGACAGCAGCCAGCTTCTCGGCGGCAGCGGACTCAACAGCGGCGTAGACGTCGTCCTGGTAGTCCAGGAAGACCGGGAACTCGACGGTCGGCTTGGCGGCGCGTGCTGCCAGGTCGGACTGCGCTTCGCAGAGTGCCTTGATGAACGGCTTGGCAGCCTCGAGGCCCTCGGAGACAACCTCTTCGGTCGGGGCGGTGGCGCCCTGTTCCTTGATGAGGTTCCAGGAGTTGTCGGTGGCTTCGGCTTCAACCATCATGATGGCGACGTCGTCACCGGCGATGCGGCCGGCGACGACCATGTTGAAGACGGCGTTCTCGAGCTGGGAGTGCTTCGGGAACGCAACCCACTGCGGGCCGTGCTCGTCCTGGACGAGGGCAACGCGGACGCCGCCGATCGGGCCGGAGAAGGGCAGGCCGGAGAGCTGGGTGGACATCGAGGACGCGTTGATCGCGACCACGTCGTAGAGCTCGTCCGGGTTGATGGACAGCACGGTGACGACGATCTGGACCTCGTTGCGCAGGCCCTTGACGAAGGCGGGGCGCAGCGGACGGTCCATCAGGCGGCAGGCCAGGATGGCTTCCGTGGAGGGACGGCCTTCGCGGCGGAAGAACGAACCCGGGATGCGGCCGGCGGCGTACATACGCTCTTCGACGTCGACGGTCAGCGGGAAGAAGTCGAAACCTTCACGCGGGTGCTTGCCGGCGGTCGTTGCGGACAGCAGCGCGGTCTCTTCGTCGATGTAGACCATCGCTGCGCCGGCTGCCTGCTTGGCAAGGCGGCCGGTTTCAAAGCGGATTACACGCTTGCCGAAGCGGCCATTGTCAATGACTGCTTCTGAGAACTGGATTTCGGGACCCTCCATAGAGAGTCACCTCCGTTTCGTGGTTCACGGAGTCCAGCCGCATCAACCCAGTCCAGCGTCTGTCTGCTGGCCTGCACTGCACCCGGTCATCGATCGAGACCCACGGGCTAAGGCTTCACTCGTTGAAGCCGTTCCCGGAAGTCACTACCGAAGACCGCGAATGCGTGATGCGGTTGATCCTCCTGTTGAGTTTTGTGTGAAGAAGGCGGCCCTTTCCGTCACGGAAGGGGCCGCCCCTTAAAGCTGACTAGCGGCGCAGGCCGAGACGCTCGATGAGCTTACGGTAGCGGGTGATGTCAGTGTTCTTGAGGTAGGTCAGCATGCGCTTGCGACGACCAACCATGGCCAGCAGGCCGCGCTGGGTGTGGTAATCGTGCTTGTGCACCTTCATGTGCTCAGTGAGATCCTTGATCCGCTGAGTCAGGACTGCAACCTGGACCTCCGGTGAACCGGTGTCGCCCTCGGACGTTGCGAAATCCTGAATGATGGACGTCTTTACAGCGGCTTCAAGTGCCACGATAACTCCTAGAGATGTGCCGTGAGGCCCGAATCAGTAACTCACTGCCGGGGGTGCTGCGCCGGTGATTCTGCTCCGAAGAGAGGATTCCCGTACACAACAAGAGCCAGCCGCCACGGACTGCAGCCGGATCCAACGTTTAGTTTACCGGCACGCCGCTAATCTTGTCGAAACGGCCGGTCCTGCTGTTGCCCGGAAGGGCCCTCATCCAGCCGTTCGCGGATGGCGGCCACGCCGCGGTACACCTCGGTGAAGGATGTGCTCAGTGGGGACAGCCCGATCCGGAGGCCGTGCGGCGCCCGGAAATCCGGAACGACGTCCTGCTCCCACAGCGCCGCGGTCATCTCCCGGAAAGCGGGGTGGTCCACGGTGATGTGGCTGCCGCGCAGCTCCGGGTCCCGCGGCGTCGAGAGTTCAACACCCGCCGGGGCGAGCCAGGCGTCGTGGAGTTCGACGGCGAAGGCGGTCAGCATGCGTGACTTCTCCCGGACCGCGGCCATGCCGACTTCCTCGAGCAAGTCCAGGGTGCCGCGCATGGCGAGCATCCCGAAGACCGCCGGGGTGCCGCTGAGAAAGCCGCGGATGCCGGCGGCGGCCTCATAGCCGGGTCCCATTTCGAAGGCGTCCTTGCGGCCCATCCAGCCCCAGATCGGCTGCTGCAGACCGGGGAGGTGCCGGGCGTTGACATAGGCGAACGCAGGCGAACCCGGTCCGCCGTTGAGGTACTTGTACGTGCAGCCGGCGGCGAAGTCGACGCCGGCGGCGTCCAGGGCGATCTCCACCGACCCGGCGGAATGGCACAGGTCCCACACCACCAGCGCACCGGCGTCGTGCACTGCCGCGGTGATCCCCGGCAGGTCCGCGAGGAACCCGGAGCGGTAGGCAATCTGGCTCAGGACCACGACGGCGGTGGCCGGGCCGGTGGCGGCGCGCACCTGCTCGACGGTCACGCCGGAGGAGGGATCGGCGTCGATCCAGCGCAGCGTCAGTCCCTCCTCGCGGGCAATGCCCTCGACGAGGTAGCGGTCGGTGGGGAAATTCTCTGTGTCCAGCACGATTTCGTTGCGCGCCGGGTCCCCGACCGCGGCCAGCGCGGCCCGGATCAGCTTGTACAGCACCACCGTGGTGGAGTCGGCGATAACGGTCTGCCCGGCGGCGGCGCCGAGGACGGCCCTGCCGAGCTGGTCGCCGATGGCCTGCGGGAGCTCCAACCATTCCTCGTCCCAGCCGCGGATCAGTCGGCCGCCCCAGCTGTCCTGGATAAAGCTGCTGATGTCGGTGACGGTGCGCCTGAGCGGCCGGCCGAGGGAGTTGCCGTCCAGGTAGGCAAGTTCCGTGTCGGCGCCGATGAAGTGGCCGCGGTAGGCGGCCAGCGGATCGGCGGCGTCCAGTTCCCGGGCGCGCTGCAGCAGGGCGTCGCCGTTCCTTGCCGCGGCCTCTGCCGGGTGCAGGGCGCTCACTGGCCGATCTCCGTCCGGACGGCGAAGAGTTCGGGGAAGAAGGTCAGCTCGAGGGCCTTCTGCAGGAAGGCGGCTCCGCTGGAGCCGCCGGTGCCGGACTTCATGCCGATGGTGCGCTGCACCGTGCGAAGGTGGCGGAAGCGCCAGAGCTGGAAGTTGTCCTCGAGGTCCACGAGTTCCTCACAGGCCTCGTAGGTTCCCCAGTTGTCCGCGGCGTTCTCGTAGATGTACTTGAACACCGGGACCAGCTCGGCGCAGAACTCGTGCGCCCGCGTGACGTCCCGCTCCAGCAGTGCGGCGGGCACGTCGAAGCCCTGGCGCTTGAGGTAGGCGAGGAAGTCGTCGTAGATGCTCGGGGATTCGAGGATCTCCAGCAGCATCGCGTGGGCCTCGGGGTCGGATTCGAACACCGGCAGCATCTTGCGGTTCTTGTTGCCCAGCAGGAACTCGACCGCCCGGTACTGGCTGGACTGGAATCCCGAGGAGTTGCCCAGGAAGCCGCGGAATTGCGAGTACTCGGTGGGTGTGAGGGTGGCCAGCACGGACCACTGCTCGGTGAGGGTTTTCTGGATGTGCTTGACCCGGGCGATCGCCTTCAGCGCCGAGCCGAGGTCGTCGGTGCGGAGCCAGGCGGCGGCGCTGCGGAGCTCGTGCAGGACCAGCTTGAGCCACAGCTCCGTGGTCTGGTGCTGGATGATGAACAGCATCTCGTCGTGGTGCTCCGGCGTGCTGACCGGCTGCTGGGCGCTCAGCAGCGTCGGGAGCTGCAGATAGGACGCGTAGCTCATCCGGGAACTGAAGTCGCGGACAATGTCCTTGTCCAGCTCCCGCGTATTTTTCTCAATCGTCACGTTTCTTGCCTTCCTTGCCCAATGGCCGTGCCTCACCGCGCGGACCGGCCGGCGAACCTGCCGGAACCGGCCGCCGCCAGCCTGCGCCTCCGGGCGGCGGTCCGGCGGTCCGGCACAGGGGCCGCTTGCAGCGGTTCGGCGCCTTAGCGCGCGTACAGAATGTTGTGGGCCTGGACGACGTCCAGGCGCATCTGGTCCACCAACGCTTCAGGGCCACGGTACGCCACCATGCCCCGCAGCCGGGCGACGAATTCCACCACTACTGTCTGGCCGTACAGATCGAAGTCCTCGACGGCTTCTTCCGGCCGGTCAATCACATGTGCCTCGACCTGCCGGCTGACGCCGTCGAAGGTCGGGTTGGAGCCGACGGAGATGGCAGCGGGCCAGCGCGTGCCGGCCTGGTCCACGAGCCAGCCGGCATAGATGCCGTCCGCCGGGATGTAGCCGCTCGCCTCGGAGGCCAGGTTGGCGGTGGGGAAGCCGAGGTCGCGGCCACGCGCGGCGCCGTGGACCACCTCGCCCCGCATCCGGTGCGACCTTCCGAGGACGGCGGCTGCCGTGGCGACGTCGCCCTCCCGCAGTGCCTCACGCACCCACGTGGAGGAGCACCGGCGGTCCTTGCCGTCGTCGCCGTCGTGCGCTTCGCTGTGTCCTTCGCCGTGTCCTTCGCCGTGGAGCGGAAAGCCTTCCGAGCCGAATTCGCTGATGACCAGCACCTCGAAGCCGAGCTTCCGGCCGAGGTCCTGCATGGTCTCCAGATCCCCGGAGTTGTTCCGGCCGAACCGCGCATCGTGGCCGATCACCACGTGGCTCGCCTTGAGGCTGCCGACCAGGACGTCGGCGACGAATTCTTCGGGGGTGAGGCTGGCCAGCTCGAGGGAGTACTTCATGACCAGAACGGCGTCGAGGCCCAACTCGCTGAGCGCGACCAGCTTGTCTTCCAGACCCATGATCAGTTCAGGGGCGGATTCGGGGCGGTGGACCTGCGCCGGATGCGGGTCGAAGGTGATGGCGACGGCCCGGGCGTGGTTGAGGCGGGCGACCCGGATGAGCTGCGAAAGCACCTGTTGGTGGCCGCGGTGTACACCGTCAAAGTTGCCGAAGGTAACGACGGAAGGACCAAAGTCCGCCGGGACTTCGGACGGATCGTTCCAGATGTGGACCATCAACCTCGCCTTTTGATTCCTGCCATGTGCACCTCCGGAGAAACCTGCCGGCTCCGGAACTCTCCTAGATTACCCGCAAACGTGGCGGGCTTCCGACGATACTGCCGGGCACCGGGCAGCGCCCTTTCGGGTTCAGGACACCCCGGCTAGGATGCAGGGGCAATAATCCGGCGGCGTCTGCGCGGGCGCCGTTTCCAGCGAGGCCCGCCCTGAGGTGCGGCTGAAGGAGAACCCCATGACCGAGTTCGACGACATCCTGAGGCAGATCCCGGTAGACCAGATTGCCGGCATGCTCGGCACGGACCGGCAGACGGCCCAGGCCGCAGTGGAGGCCGCGGTACCCACGCTGCTGGCCGGCATGCATAACAACGCACAAGCCTCCGACGGCGCCGCCTCGCTTGAGTCGGCGCTCAGCCAGCACCGGGACGGGCTGATGGAGGGCGGAGTGGATGCCTCGCAGGTGGACACTGCGGACGGTGAAAGGATCGTGAGCCACGTCTTTGGCGGGCAGCAGGACCAGGTAGCCAGCCAGTTGGCCGGAACGACCCAACTCGGTGGTGTGGGCGGGGACCTGATCAAGAAGCTGTTGCCGATCCTGGCTCCGATCGTGATGTCCTACCTTGCGAACAAGGTCCTCGGAGGCCGCGGACAGTCCTCCGGGGCGGATGGATCAGGCGGTAGCGGCGGGTCCGGCCAGGCCGACGGGATCGACCTCGGCGGCATATTGGGCGGGATCCTTGGC
This DNA window, taken from Pseudarthrobacter sp. ATCC 49987, encodes the following:
- a CDS encoding bifunctional riboflavin kinase/FAD synthetase, whose product is MVHIWNDPSEVPADFGPSVVTFGNFDGVHRGHQQVLSQLIRVARLNHARAVAITFDPHPAQVHRPESAPELIMGLEDKLVALSELGLDAVLVMKYSLELASLTPEEFVADVLVGSLKASHVVIGHDARFGRNNSGDLETMQDLGRKLGFEVLVISEFGSEGFPLHGEGHGEGHSEAHDGDDGKDRRCSSTWVREALREGDVATAAAVLGRSHRMRGEVVHGAARGRDLGFPTANLASEASGYIPADGIYAGWLVDQAGTRWPAAISVGSNPTFDGVSRQVEAHVIDRPEEAVEDFDLYGQTVVVEFVARLRGMVAYRGPEALVDQMRLDVVQAHNILYAR
- a CDS encoding DUF937 domain-containing protein — encoded protein: MTEFDDILRQIPVDQIAGMLGTDRQTAQAAVEAAVPTLLAGMHNNAQASDGAASLESALSQHRDGLMEGGVDASQVDTADGERIVSHVFGGQQDQVASQLAGTTQLGGVGGDLIKKLLPILAPIVMSYLANKVLGGRGQSSGADGSGGSGGSGQADGIDLGGILGGILGGAGGAGGGVLGDLLGGLLGGGRPKTPAAVPDASPDAAREPQAHPQGRPDGGAPRPGELIDVALPESQPDERKEEGDQSGGLGGILGGLFGKK
- the rpsO gene encoding 30S ribosomal protein S15 produces the protein MALEAAVKTSIIQDFATSEGDTGSPEVQVAVLTQRIKDLTEHMKVHKHDYHTQRGLLAMVGRRKRMLTYLKNTDITRYRKLIERLGLRR
- the kynA gene encoding tryptophan 2,3-dioxygenase, with protein sequence MTIEKNTRELDKDIVRDFSSRMSYASYLQLPTLLSAQQPVSTPEHHDEMLFIIQHQTTELWLKLVLHELRSAAAWLRTDDLGSALKAIARVKHIQKTLTEQWSVLATLTPTEYSQFRGFLGNSSGFQSSQYRAVEFLLGNKNRKMLPVFESDPEAHAMLLEILESPSIYDDFLAYLKRQGFDVPAALLERDVTRAHEFCAELVPVFKYIYENAADNWGTYEACEELVDLEDNFQLWRFRHLRTVQRTIGMKSGTGGSSGAAFLQKALELTFFPELFAVRTEIGQ
- a CDS encoding M16 family metallopeptidase, producing MTVVPLPLEQNQHADTLIHGADGGSEVRRSVLPGGVRVLTEAMPGQRSATIGFWVGVGSRDEAPGQHGSTHFLEHLLFKGTKRRTALEIASAFDEVGGESNAATAKESTCYFARVLDTDLPMAIDVIADMITGAVLDPQEMEQERDVILEEIAMDSDDPTDVAHEHFVAAVLGTHPLGRPIGGTPDAIRAVARDSVWDHYRRYYRPDELVITAAGGLDHDVVCGLVVEALHSAGWSLEPDAAPVQRRSTDRADITGTAGLHVVKRPVEQANIIMGCPTIVATDDRRFVMSVLNAVLGGGMSSRLFQEVREKRGLVYSTYSFASSYADAGYFGMYAGCTPSKVRQVVDLLGAELDKLAGGGISEEELRKAVGQLCGGIVLALEDTGSRMSRLGRAELVSGEYQDIDETLRQIKAVTAAEVQELARELAAAPRTVTVVGPFEETETFGL
- a CDS encoding polyribonucleotide nucleotidyltransferase, which produces MEGPEIQFSEAVIDNGRFGKRVIRFETGRLAKQAAGAAMVYIDEETALLSATTAGKHPREGFDFFPLTVDVEERMYAAGRIPGSFFRREGRPSTEAILACRLMDRPLRPAFVKGLRNEVQIVVTVLSINPDELYDVVAINASSMSTQLSGLPFSGPIGGVRVALVQDEHGPQWVAFPKHSQLENAVFNMVVAGRIAGDDVAIMMVEAEATDNSWNLIKEQGATAPTEEVVSEGLEAAKPFIKALCEAQSDLAARAAKPTVEFPVFLDYQDDVYAAVESAAAEKLAAVFQIADKQERDTASDELKDEVTSSLAGQFEGREKELSAAFRSVTKQVVRQRILKDQIRIDGRGLTDIRQLTAEVEVLPRVHGSAIFERGETQIMGVTTLNMLKMEQQIDSLSPVTRKRYMHNYNFPPYSTGETGRVGSPKRREIGHGALAERAIMPVLPSREEFPYAIRQVSEALSSNGSTSMGSVCASTLSLLNAGVPLKAAVAGIAMGLVSDQVDGQTRYAALTDILGAEDAFGDMDFKVAGTAEFVTAIQLDTKLDGIPASVLAAALKQAREARLHILDVLNSAIDTPDELSEFAPRVIAVKIPVDKIGEVIGPKGKMINQIQEDTGADISIEDDGTVYIGATNGPSADAARSAINAIANPQIPEIGERYLGTVVKTTTFGAFVSLTPGKDGLLHISELRKIAGGKRVDNVDDVVSVGQKIQVEITKIDDRGKLSLSPVVADEAGTGNSENPDDAEVSLESAE
- the kynU gene encoding kynureninase, with amino-acid sequence MHPAEAAARNGDALLQRARELDAADPLAAYRGHFIGADTELAYLDGNSLGRPLRRTVTDISSFIQDSWGGRLIRGWDEEWLELPQAIGDQLGRAVLGAAAGQTVIADSTTVVLYKLIRAALAAVGDPARNEIVLDTENFPTDRYLVEGIAREEGLTLRWIDADPSSGVTVEQVRAATGPATAVVVLSQIAYRSGFLADLPGITAAVHDAGALVVWDLCHSAGSVEIALDAAGVDFAAGCTYKYLNGGPGSPAFAYVNARHLPGLQQPIWGWMGRKDAFEMGPGYEAAAGIRGFLSGTPAVFGMLAMRGTLDLLEEVGMAAVREKSRMLTAFAVELHDAWLAPAGVELSTPRDPELRGSHITVDHPAFREMTAALWEQDVVPDFRAPHGLRIGLSPLSTSFTEVYRGVAAIRERLDEGPSGQQQDRPFRQD